The Eriocheir sinensis breed Jianghai 21 chromosome 54, ASM2467909v1, whole genome shotgun sequence genome includes a region encoding these proteins:
- the LOC126983704 gene encoding uncharacterized protein LOC126983704 — protein MRIRMLLVTMMLMVMIPMAGTQAHAEVIPQPRLHDTEGGQSEKNDPSFNPSRHSKRSVLDSLLELGLRHEDEQTEDEDGEEDHAPKNKDKGGKDEISHNEKNDEKEKNGIENKDEIGEPFPEDAEAISIIEDGLGVLKEVRPALHTLLTQLQGDEGTADLSNTNSTPAKDRQKPPLVDFLDGLRTNAWEHFRDMTEGYLSLLDAEYAAQGLQDRLPLSLIRSVLQAGDTANLLRVFSGKLDPSLLEFLKERVRPMMSSVSVAGRNVTSIAVDFEGNYVSQLMGFLKEKVGPVLFSLTEDGRSITSLGSIFGLNPKVMGFLKEGLEPLLFSLTEAGREISSLGDTLRISVIRMARAAVHHFIEHVLWVTQHTVTKDELLKYRDDLRLKVPLAAAGLDILLGNSSTTPEARSHGGYGGGGYGGYGSYDGYGYGGHGGYGVYLDPYLLLAGIGAAALLAYLAYRVFIATTTMAGAGRRRRDDHLDNTDLPEALKGVEWTLNNDYYFRGDFGRSLGITDDLDDLAEALNALWRQRQDDPRCVSCWVTRYAARSQSSSRPPLAPLLVSVMAHLIGAPRSGQLMDEVTVQALEGRPVTCPRQAYTCDLQ, from the exons ATGAGGATAAGGATGCTTCTGGTAacgatgatgctgatggtgatgataccGATGGCGGGGACTCAGGCACACGCAGAGGTTATCCCGCAGCCACGACTACACGACACAGAGGGTGGACAAAGCGAGAAAAACGACCCTTCCTTCAACCCTTCACGACACTCTAAACGAAGTGTTCTCGACAGCCTTCTGGAACTTGGCCTGAGACACGAGGACGAGCAGACAGAGgacgaggacggggaggaggaccATGCACCCAAGAACAAGGACAAAGGTGGTAAAGACGAGATATCCCACAATGAAAAGaacgatgagaaggaaaaaaatggaatcgAGAACAAGGATGAGATCGGTGAGCCATTTCCTGAAGACGCAGAGGCAATAAGCATCATCGAAGACGGTCTCGGAGTCCTGAAAGAGGTAAGGCCGGCCCTTCACACCCTCCTGACGCAGCTACAAGGGGATGAGGGCACCGCGGACCTCTCTAACACCAATTCCACTCCGGCAAAGGACCGCCAGAAACCTCCCTTGGTGGACTTCCTCGATGGACTCAGAACGAATGCTTGGGAACACTTCCGGGATATGACCGAAGGATATCTGAGTCTCCTGGACGCGGAGTATGCGGCGCAGGGCTTGCAGGATCGCCTCCCGTTGAGTCTGATCCGCTCTGTCCTTCAGGCGGGTGACACGGCAAACCTCCTGCGGGTCTTTAGCGGGAAACTCGATCCTAGCCTCTTGGAGTTCCTCAAGGAGAGAGTTAGACCGATGATGTCCTCAGTGTCTGTGGCTGGAAGGAACGTGACCAGCATTGCGGTCGACTTTGAGGGAAACTATGTCTCTCAGCTGATGGGGTTCCTGAAGGAGAAGGTTGGACCGGTGCTGTTCTCCCTGACCGAGGATGGAAGGAGCATAACCAGCCTTGGATCCATCTTCGGGCTGAACCCTAAGGTCATGGGGTTCCTAAAGGAGGGATTGGAACCGCTGCTATTTTCCCTGACTGAAGCGGGGAGGGAAATCAGCAGCCTTGGAGACACCTTGAGGATTTCAGTTATCCGCATGGCACGAGCGGCGGTCCACCATTTCATCGAACACGTCCTTTGGGTGACGCAACACACCGTGACGAAGGATGAACTGCTGAAGTACCGCGATGACCTGCGACTCAAGGTTCCTCTAGCGGCTGCCGGTCTGGATATCCTCCTGGGGAACTCCTCCACGACACCAGAAGCAAGATCCCACGGGGGCTATGGCGGTGGTGGGTATGGCGGCTATGGGAGCTACGATGGGTATGGCTACGGGGGTCATGGTGGGTATGGTGTTTATCTTGATCCTTACTTACTCTTAGCGGGCATAGGAGCTGCGGCCCTGCTTGCCTACCTCGCCTACAGGGTCTTCATAGCTACGACGACCATGGCGGGAGCGGGCCGACGACGAAGGGACGACCATCTTGACAACACTGATCTACCGGAGGCTTTGAAGGGTGTAGAATGGACCCTTAATAACGACTACTACTTCAGGGGTGACTTTGGGAGGTCGTTGGGGATTACAGACGACTTGGACGACCTGGCGGAGGCTCTGAATGCTCTCTGGCGGCAACGACAAGACGACCCGCGCTGTGTGTCGTGTTGGGTCACCCGCTACGCCGCGAGGTCACAGTCTTCCTCACGACCACCCCTCGCCCCTCTGCTGGT GTCAGTGATGGCACACCTGATTGGCGCCCCGAGGTCAGGTCAGCTAATGGACGAGGTCACTGTACAGGCGCTGGAGGGTCGACCCGTGACCTGCCCTCGCCAAGCCTACACGTGTGACCTCCAGTGA
- the LOC126983705 gene encoding uncharacterized protein LOC126983705, with protein MKRWWRGASAVVVVVVVGVVVHPAAADAHGPQHRRAAPPAPSPRRPSFLQGLSGGDGSSVLGSLLELAADDTQQPPREDQQPGPQEGESSRPQQQEKQPHQSPPPQEVRSTPQEEKQQQAGKKQEAGGKGGMSPNDAAAAVGKLMRQLHNMTFLPLVPQEGAPHPAHAAGNGSELQQYLATVRGDAWAQFKSLAAGYSGWLEQEYSLNHVTSKLPLDLVKKVLDLGDRVNFLHVVGRRVDPGLASFMADKLQPLFNHFDKMTAGRLVGGSLANAMGDAVRGAAWRTLRQFVDHVLEVAGGSVSRQELNDFRKDLAKTSPLAAQGLAMLLDGPPSPPPPAEAEGRSLGRTGYQEYHDGYGSHGSYDDAYTVVQSYGSGGYGGGGGGYAAGVHLDPYLILAGLGAAVLLAYLAYRVLVTTAAAERGFRGGLGDLAFVDLSDTPSVLTSLHGLLDDAHVKYDVKRAAPRDEMDDFTDALNALWREHEQPDGCVRCALFDATLGQASVGHASVPALATSWVAHLLGAKRSGQLLDEVTGQVLEGLPVTCRRHDHTCDLL; from the exons ATGaag aggtggtggagaggagcatcagcggtggtggtggtggtggtggtcggagtGGTGGTGCATCCCGCCGCCGCCGACGCCCACGGGCCCCagcaccgccgcgccgccccgcccgcccccTCGCCCCGCCGGCCGTCCTTCCTGCAGGGGCTGAGTGGCGGGGACGGGAGCAGCGTGCTGGGCAGCCTCCTGGAGCTGGCCGCTGACGACACACAGCAGCCGCCGCGGGAGGATCAGCAGCCGGGGCCACAGGAAGGAGAGTCATCACGACCACAGCAGCAAGAGAAACAACCTCATCAGTCGCCGCCGCCACAAGAGGTGAGGTCCACGccacaggaggagaagcagcagcaggCGGGCAAGAAGCAAGAAGCAGGCGGCAAGGGCGGCATGTCACCCaacgacgccgccgccgccgtgggcAAGCTGATGCGGCAGCTGCATAACATGACCTTCCTGCCGCTGGTGCCGCAGGAGGGTGCGCCGCACCCAGCGCACGCAGCCGGTAACGGCAGCGAGCTGCAGCAGTACCTGGCGACGGTGCGCGGCGACGCGTGGGCGCAGTTCAAGTCCCTGGCGGCTGGCTACAGCGGGTGGCTGGAGCAGGAGTACAGCCTGAACCATGTGACCAGCAAGCTGCCGCTGGACCTGGTCAAGAAGGTCCTGGACCTCGGGGACCGCGTCAACTTCCTGCACGTGGTGGGCCGCCGCGTCGACCCCGGCCTGGCGAGCTTCATGGCCGACAAGCTGCAGCCACTCTTCAACCACTTCGACAAGATGACGGCTGGGCGTCTGGTGGGCGGCAGCCTGGCCAACGCCATGGGGGACGCGGTGCGCGGCGCCGCCTGGAGGACGCTGCGGCAGTTCGTGGACCACGTGCTGGAGGTGGCGGGCGGCAGCGTGTCGCGGCAGGAGCTGAATGACTTCAGGAAGGACCTGGCCAAGACCAGCCCCCTGGCGGCCCAGGGCCTGGCCATGCTGCTGGACGGcccgccctcgccgccgccccCCGCGGAGGCCGAGGGCCGCTCCCTGGGCAGGACGGGCTACCAGGAGTACCACGACGGCTACGGCAGCCACGGGTCCTACGACGACGCGTACACCGTGGTGCAGAGCTACGGGTCTGGGGgttacggcggcggcggcggcggctacgCGGCGGGCGTGCACCTGGACCCGTACCTGATCCTGGCGGGGCTGGGCGCGGCGGTGCTGCTGGCGTACCTGGCCTACCGCGTGCTGGTGACCACCGCGGCGGCGGAGCGCGGCTTCAGGGGCGGCCTGGGCGACCTGGCCTTCGTGGACCTGTCCGACACGCCCTCGGTGCTCACCTCCCTGCACGGACTGCTGGACGACGCGCACGTCAAGTACGACGTGAAGCGCGCGGCGCCGAGGGACGAGATGGACGACTTCACCGACGCGCTCAACGCCCTTTGGCGGGAGCACGAACAGCCCGACGGCTGCGTGCGCTGCGCCCTCTTTGACGCCACCCTCGGCCAGGCCAGCGTCGGCCACGCCTCCGTCCCCGCCCTCGCCAC GTCGTGGGTGGCTCACCTCCTGGGGGCCAAGAGGTCAGGCCAGCTCCTGGACGAGGTCACGGGGCAGGTGTTGGAGGGGCTGCCGGTAACCTGCCGCCGTCACGACCACACCTGTGACCTGCTGTAG